A genomic window from Deinococcus ruber includes:
- the dnaE gene encoding DNA polymerase III subunit alpha, with product MSQPAPVTRRTSQPVIRPLHALLGCLSFFSEGRSTISPTRLVQLAASRGYTHVGLVDWCSVAGAVELCEAAREQGVGAVIGATLPILLPTGKGKAEAFPLVLLAQNRTGYQALNELISTVRQVHPEGLPLEVLFASDTADLVCLTGGRTGFPTVLGERRELPVVQRLLTALRPAFQFRLYVQLFHGAAPHEQRRLSFLRGLAREQGLPTVAVPEICMGEANEYPLLDALTCARLGIDVNTPHAERPRNHAPEVAFPLHWGMHLPYPDALLNAANIARDCTLDLLPERLTPPEPKLPEGVDAQTFLERRVRADLPRKYPAEVLEQADQRLTAELVTVAQLDMAGFFLTAAEVTDHCREHGILAAGRGSAAGSVLCYLLGITLSDPIRHNLLFERFLHTGRSSMPDVDIDIASSRRDSVLAWVEERWGTNGGEAMVANRITYRLPSAVQDLGRALGLPPEVRDRLSRALGRDFRHLRPHRAREAEVVFAEVLGSAPVKDGLLELLERIEPRHVRHMAPHSGGTVLSAKPLTYYSPLQRSTGGIRLLFFDKDDVERLGLIKLDLLGLRMLAALERAREEVLRLTGQWVEYGELPDDPQVWARIASGDTLGLFQIESPAQVQMTARLQPKNLTELAHQIALVRPGPIQSGTVHPYVRRARGEEAVPVLPEPLHTILAPTHGTLMFQEQILRIAVHYAGYDWPQADRFRSRLSKVEDDAELVQLRAVFVKGAARTTGAFPWEAKEIFALCAMFRGYGFAESHAHAFAQHSYASAWMRHHHPAAFLAGLLTEAPGMWPASTLAQEARRWGVTLSPIDVNRSGMSFRAERERSVRVPLKVDGLGEEAVRRIVQERLVRGRFQSVEDLYDRVAIQRGALETLVQAGAFDGLGVQRRGAFYTLTVLANARPPGQRALLTPTGESPFLPELSEDELLSLDLCTKGYSEAGRHPLDAHRARLRDLGCIPLSQLRHGQQLWTAGLVIAWQRPPTAKGFAFFVLEDRHTRVQLIISPDLWEAHRQLLRDASALIAFGEARTNGRAVTLKALRLAGLPIGTRRARV from the coding sequence GTGTCGCAGCCCGCCCCGGTCACGCGCCGGACGTCCCAGCCGGTCATCCGACCGTTGCACGCTTTACTGGGGTGTCTGTCGTTTTTCAGCGAGGGCCGAAGTACCATTTCCCCAACGCGGTTGGTGCAGCTCGCGGCGTCGCGGGGATATACGCACGTCGGACTGGTGGACTGGTGCAGTGTGGCAGGCGCGGTGGAGCTGTGTGAGGCTGCGCGCGAGCAGGGTGTAGGGGCGGTGATCGGTGCCACCTTACCGATCTTGCTACCAACCGGGAAGGGTAAGGCGGAAGCCTTCCCACTGGTCCTGTTGGCACAGAACCGGACGGGGTATCAAGCGCTCAACGAACTGATTTCTACTGTCAGGCAGGTGCATCCAGAGGGATTGCCGCTGGAGGTTCTGTTCGCTTCAGATACAGCCGACTTGGTCTGCCTGACCGGTGGGCGGACTGGCTTCCCTACTGTATTGGGAGAGCGGCGGGAACTGCCGGTGGTGCAGCGCCTCCTCACCGCACTGCGTCCAGCGTTTCAGTTCCGACTGTACGTGCAGCTGTTTCACGGTGCGGCCCCACACGAGCAGCGCCGACTGTCGTTCCTCCGCGGTCTGGCCCGCGAGCAGGGTTTGCCAACGGTGGCGGTGCCGGAGATCTGCATGGGCGAGGCGAACGAATACCCCTTGCTGGACGCGCTGACGTGTGCGCGGTTGGGGATCGACGTGAATACCCCGCACGCGGAGCGCCCACGCAACCACGCGCCGGAAGTGGCCTTCCCGCTGCACTGGGGCATGCACCTCCCGTACCCGGATGCGCTGCTGAATGCGGCGAACATCGCCCGCGACTGCACCCTCGATCTGCTGCCGGAACGGCTGACCCCGCCGGAACCAAAGCTGCCCGAAGGCGTTGACGCCCAGACGTTTCTCGAACGTCGGGTGAGGGCTGATCTGCCTCGGAAATACCCGGCTGAGGTGCTGGAACAGGCGGACCAGCGCCTGACGGCGGAACTGGTAACGGTCGCGCAGCTGGATATGGCCGGGTTCTTCCTGACCGCTGCCGAAGTCACGGATCACTGTCGGGAGCACGGCATCCTGGCGGCGGGGCGGGGCTCGGCGGCCGGGTCGGTGCTGTGTTACCTGCTTGGGATCACCCTCTCAGACCCAATCCGTCACAATCTGCTGTTTGAGCGCTTTCTGCACACTGGGCGGTCCAGCATGCCAGATGTAGATATCGACATCGCGTCGAGTCGGCGGGACAGCGTGCTGGCGTGGGTGGAGGAACGCTGGGGAACAAATGGCGGGGAGGCGATGGTGGCCAACCGCATCACCTACCGGCTGCCGAGCGCGGTGCAGGACCTGGGCCGAGCGCTGGGCCTGCCACCGGAGGTGCGGGATCGGCTGAGCCGGGCGCTGGGGCGGGACTTCCGACACCTGCGGCCCCATCGGGCCAGAGAGGCTGAGGTGGTGTTCGCCGAAGTGCTGGGCAGTGCGCCAGTGAAGGATGGGTTGCTGGAGCTGCTGGAACGCATCGAACCTCGCCACGTCCGCCACATGGCCCCACATTCGGGTGGCACGGTCCTCTCAGCAAAGCCGCTGACGTATTACTCACCGCTGCAGCGCAGCACAGGCGGTATTCGGTTGCTGTTCTTCGACAAGGACGACGTGGAGAGGCTCGGGCTGATCAAGCTGGATCTGCTGGGACTGCGGATGCTCGCCGCGCTGGAGCGGGCGAGAGAGGAGGTGCTGCGGCTCACCGGACAGTGGGTGGAGTACGGCGAACTGCCGGACGATCCGCAGGTGTGGGCACGGATCGCCAGTGGCGACACGCTGGGGCTGTTTCAGATCGAGTCGCCCGCGCAGGTGCAGATGACCGCCCGGTTGCAGCCGAAGAACCTGACGGAGTTGGCGCACCAGATTGCGCTGGTGCGGCCGGGGCCGATTCAGAGCGGCACGGTGCATCCGTATGTGCGGCGGGCACGGGGTGAGGAAGCAGTGCCTGTGTTGCCGGAGCCGCTCCACACGATTCTGGCGCCGACACATGGGACGCTGATGTTTCAGGAGCAGATTCTGCGGATCGCGGTGCACTATGCCGGATATGACTGGCCGCAGGCGGACCGCTTTCGCAGTCGGCTGAGCAAGGTGGAAGACGACGCAGAACTGGTCCAGCTCCGAGCGGTGTTTGTAAAAGGAGCGGCGAGGACGACCGGGGCATTCCCCTGGGAAGCGAAAGAAATCTTTGCTCTCTGTGCGATGTTCAGGGGCTATGGCTTTGCGGAGAGTCACGCGCATGCGTTCGCGCAGCACAGTTATGCTTCGGCGTGGATGCGCCACCATCATCCAGCGGCGTTTCTGGCAGGCCTGTTGACGGAAGCGCCGGGGATGTGGCCCGCGAGTACCCTCGCGCAGGAGGCCCGGCGCTGGGGTGTGACACTCTCCCCCATCGACGTGAATCGCTCAGGTATGTCGTTTAGAGCCGAGCGTGAGCGAAGTGTGCGGGTGCCGCTGAAGGTGGATGGGTTAGGCGAGGAGGCGGTCCGGCGCATCGTGCAGGAACGGCTGGTGCGGGGCCGATTTCAGAGCGTAGAAGACCTGTATGACCGCGTGGCGATCCAGCGTGGCGCGCTGGAGACGCTGGTGCAGGCGGGTGCGTTCGATGGGCTGGGCGTGCAGCGTCGAGGGGCGTTCTACACGCTGACTGTGTTGGCCAACGCCAGGCCGCCCGGACAGCGGGCCCTGCTCACGCCCACCGGAGAGTCACCCTTCTTGCCCGAGTTGAGTGAGGACGAGCTGCTGTCGCTGGATCTGTGCACCAAAGGCTATTCAGAAGCGGGGCGGCATCCGCTGGACGCGCACCGTGCCCGACTGCGTGACCTGGGGTGCATTCCGCTGTCGCAGCTTCGGCATGGTCAGCAGCTGTGGACCGCCGGCCTGGTGATCGCCTGGCAACGGCCACCCACGGCGAAAGGATTCGCGTTCTTCGTGCTGGAAGATCGCCACACGCGGGTGCAGCTGATCATCAGCCCGGATCTGTGGGAAGCCCACCGCCAACTGCTGCGGGACGCCTCAGCGCTGATTGCCTTTGGGGAGGCCCGCACGAACGGGCGGGCGGTGACGCTGAAGGCCCTGCGGCTGGCCGGACTCCCTATTGGAACAAGGAGGGCCCGCGTGTAG
- a CDS encoding RCC1 domain-containing protein, which produces MTNLCRYQYYGELGNGTTTNSSTPVVVSGLTDVVSLGGGIFHSLALLADGTVRSWGYNNHGQLGDGTTTNSSTPVVVSGLTGVVSLAGGEAQSLALKADGTIRSWGKNSSGQLGNGTTTNSSTPVNTFIEDVAQPVP; this is translated from the coding sequence GTGACCAACTTATGCAGGTATCAATATTACGGAGAGTTGGGCAACGGCACAACCACGAACAGCAGCACGCCCGTCGTGGTGTCGGGCCTGACAGACGTGGTCAGCCTCGGGGGCGGCATCTTTCACAGTCTGGCGTTGCTCGCGGACGGCACCGTCAGGAGTTGGGGGTACAACAACCATGGGCAGCTGGGCGACGGCACAACCACAAACAGCAGCACGCCGGTGGTGGTGTCGGGCCTGACGGGCGTGGTGAGCCTCGCGGGCGGCGAAGCTCAGAGTCTGGCGCTGAAAGCAGACGGCACCATTAGGAGTTGGGGGAAGAACAGCAGTGGGCAGCTGGGTAACGGCACGACGACGAACAGCAGCACACCGGTCAATACGTTCATTGAAGATGTCGCGCAGCCTGTCCCCTGA
- a CDS encoding RCC1 domain-containing protein: MSLAAGVAHTLALKSAGTVRSWGDNTYGGLGNGTFNSSTTPVTVSGLTGVLGLFGGNGDSLALLTDGTVKSWGYNNLGQLGNATISNTGTPTPGAVSGLTGVVGLAGGRFHGLALKADGTVRSWGDNY, from the coding sequence GTGTCGCTCGCCGCCGGTGTCGCACACACGCTGGCGCTGAAATCGGCCGGAACCGTCAGGAGTTGGGGTGACAACACCTACGGCGGGTTGGGCAACGGCACCTTCAACAGCAGCACGACCCCTGTCACGGTCTCAGGCCTGACGGGCGTGCTGGGCCTCTTCGGGGGCAACGGCGACAGTCTGGCATTGCTGACGGACGGCACGGTCAAGAGTTGGGGGTACAACAACCTTGGCCAGCTGGGAAACGCGACGATCTCGAACACCGGTACCCCGACGCCGGGGGCGGTGTCGGGCCTGACGGGCGTGGTGGGCCTCGCGGGTGGCCGCTTTCACGGTCTGGCGTTGAAGGCAGACGGCACCGTCAGGAGCTGGGGCGACAACTATTGA
- a CDS encoding sensor domain-containing diguanylate cyclase, whose translation MTSAPLPPHEYARLLALARYEILDTPPEAVFDRVTRLAAHLLGTPAAFLNFVDQHRQWGKAAVGIRGTNADREHSFCAWTILQDTPMVVENAHLDPRFHDNPMVRGEPHIHMYAGAPLTTPSGHRIGTLCVMDTQDHPLKPTDLQALQDLADTVVSELELRLNALSLQRELGAQAQYVQELRRTLEQARVLEGVNSLMTLELDPEHMTLLAAGLLRDALSSDYTGLLVLEGNEVRILASESHPDPSPAFAGLQPQLSGGITRTLRTSRKPLYVEAYPQHPHALPAVIAAGVGQMAWVPLGTRGATTSLLIAARLQHNPVTQWRGSDRALLEAAGRSIASALDRQDVTRVAVQQARQDPLTSLLNRRAFEEDLPRWTEGGQGLTLAMLDLDGFKAVNDREGHAQGDRVLRVFASALSAALDEPARLYRLGGDEFVILLPSTEEEDVLERVDVAFLAARQVAGLTGVSVGMAHSDEGAGPVLLDLADARMYASKQRKQTLRLAEQVIPSS comes from the coding sequence ATGACCAGTGCCCCCCTCCCCCCACACGAATATGCTCGGCTGCTGGCACTGGCCCGCTACGAGATCCTCGATACGCCGCCCGAAGCGGTGTTCGACCGCGTCACCCGTCTGGCTGCGCATCTGCTCGGCACGCCCGCAGCCTTCCTCAATTTTGTGGATCAGCATCGGCAGTGGGGTAAAGCCGCGGTCGGCATTCGGGGAACGAATGCCGACCGCGAGCATTCCTTCTGCGCGTGGACCATTCTGCAAGATACCCCAATGGTCGTTGAGAACGCCCATCTTGACCCGCGCTTTCACGACAATCCGATGGTGCGTGGCGAGCCGCATATTCACATGTATGCGGGGGCGCCGCTGACCACGCCCTCCGGCCACCGGATCGGCACGCTCTGCGTAATGGATACCCAGGATCACCCGCTGAAGCCCACGGATCTCCAGGCACTGCAGGACCTGGCCGACACCGTGGTCAGCGAACTGGAACTGCGCCTCAATGCTCTGTCACTGCAGCGAGAACTAGGGGCCCAGGCGCAATACGTCCAAGAGCTGCGCCGCACCCTCGAGCAGGCACGCGTGCTGGAGGGCGTGAATAGCCTGATGACGCTGGAGCTCGATCCGGAGCACATGACGCTGTTGGCGGCGGGCCTGCTAAGGGACGCGCTGTCGAGTGACTACACCGGCCTCTTAGTATTGGAAGGCAACGAAGTACGTATCCTGGCGAGCGAGAGCCATCCTGATCCATCTCCGGCATTCGCAGGGTTACAGCCGCAGCTCTCTGGCGGGATCACCCGGACGCTGCGCACCAGCCGCAAGCCGCTGTACGTAGAGGCGTATCCTCAGCATCCCCATGCCCTTCCAGCCGTGATTGCGGCGGGGGTCGGGCAGATGGCCTGGGTGCCGCTGGGAACCCGTGGGGCGACCACCTCGCTGTTGATCGCGGCGCGACTGCAGCATAATCCGGTCACACAGTGGCGAGGCAGCGACCGAGCGCTGCTTGAAGCGGCCGGCCGCAGCATCGCCAGTGCCCTTGACCGGCAGGATGTGACGCGCGTTGCAGTGCAGCAGGCGCGGCAGGACCCACTCACCAGCCTGCTGAATCGCCGGGCGTTCGAGGAAGATCTGCCACGCTGGACGGAGGGGGGGCAGGGCTTGACACTGGCGATGCTGGATCTGGACGGGTTCAAAGCGGTGAACGACCGGGAAGGACATGCTCAGGGGGACCGGGTGTTGCGGGTCTTTGCCAGTGCGCTGAGCGCGGCCTTGGATGAACCAGCGCGGCTGTACCGCCTCGGGGGTGATGAATTTGTGATCCTTCTGCCGTCCACGGAGGAGGAAGATGTGCTGGAGAGGGTGGATGTGGCATTTCTTGCTGCTCGGCAGGTGGCAGGGCTGACGGGCGTCAGCGTTGGGATGGCCCACAGCGACGAAGGCGCTGGACCTGTCCTGCTGGACCTGGCCGACGCCCGCATGTACGCCAGCAAGCAGCGGAAGCAGACGCTACGGCTGGCGGAACAGGTCATACCGTCCAGCTAA
- a CDS encoding response regulator transcription factor, which translates to MTTPNLLIIDQDLLLAAQLQAALEDVGYRVRVATSLMQGLTLARQSFPTLVVALALPDGSGRDVVTRLRASSAAVPIIVLADPERVEDQRSWLHLGATECVSKPVLVRALVARIQGHLRRPHEEDMLSYGGLQVVPDQQLVTFEGNVLNLTDTECRILALLLRERGRIVSRAEIAHALWADQAGSERSNVMHVHLAHLRAKLGAVQLYGMIRTVRGVGYVIRHEAPNAQ; encoded by the coding sequence ATGACGACGCCAAACCTCTTGATCATCGACCAGGATCTGCTGCTGGCCGCTCAGCTCCAAGCCGCGTTGGAAGACGTTGGCTATCGGGTGCGCGTGGCCACCTCACTGATGCAGGGCCTCACGTTGGCGCGACAGTCTTTCCCAACCCTGGTGGTGGCCTTGGCGCTTCCAGATGGGTCTGGTCGTGACGTGGTGACGCGCCTGCGGGCCAGCAGTGCGGCCGTCCCGATTATCGTCCTTGCGGACCCTGAGCGTGTTGAGGATCAACGCTCGTGGCTGCATCTGGGGGCCACGGAGTGTGTCAGCAAGCCGGTGTTGGTGCGGGCGCTTGTGGCCCGCATCCAGGGGCACCTCCGGCGACCTCACGAGGAAGACATGCTGTCGTACGGCGGGTTACAGGTCGTCCCAGATCAGCAACTGGTCACGTTCGAAGGGAACGTGCTCAACCTGACCGATACGGAGTGCCGGATCCTGGCGTTGCTGCTGCGGGAACGTGGGCGGATCGTCTCGCGCGCCGAGATCGCGCACGCGCTGTGGGCCGACCAGGCTGGGTCCGAGCGCAGCAATGTCATGCATGTGCACCTGGCGCACCTTCGCGCCAAACTGGGGGCAGTACAGCTGTACGGGATGATTCGGACGGTGCGGGGTGTGGGATATGTGATTCGGCATGAGGCGCCCAATGCGCAGTAG
- a CDS encoding alpha/beta fold hydrolase encodes MTLPTHADIARRSNTFVFGKGPQTLLCAHGFCSQQRMFRHQVRDFHFRATHRIVTYDLAGFGQSDPQLWSAQRHARLEGYAEDMLRLIDELDLHDITLLGASMSAMVGVLAALQRPERFKALVFIGASPRYLDDGAYIGGFRQADVDAFYDLVRLQHDWAAALSSMMLNQPASWALHDVIDDISAVRVDVVRVVARAIFQSDYRSLLAQVRQPVLITQTCADRVVPVSVGHYLQQTLPKAQLTFMPGAGHLPNFTEPDVFNHTLRTFLASVEAMNSSSLTQ; translated from the coding sequence ATGACCCTGCCAACCCACGCGGATATCGCGCGTCGTTCCAACACTTTCGTCTTTGGGAAAGGGCCTCAAACGCTGCTGTGTGCCCATGGTTTTTGCTCCCAGCAGCGCATGTTTCGTCATCAGGTTCGCGATTTCCACTTTCGGGCGACCCACCGAATCGTGACGTATGATCTGGCCGGTTTCGGCCAGTCCGATCCGCAGTTGTGGAGTGCACAGCGGCATGCTCGGTTGGAAGGCTATGCCGAGGACATGCTGCGCCTGATCGACGAACTCGACCTACACGACATTACGCTCTTGGGTGCCTCGATGAGCGCCATGGTCGGGGTGCTCGCGGCGCTCCAGCGTCCCGAGCGGTTCAAGGCGCTGGTGTTCATCGGCGCGTCTCCACGCTACCTGGATGACGGCGCGTATATCGGTGGGTTTCGTCAAGCAGACGTCGACGCATTTTATGACCTGGTCCGCCTGCAGCACGACTGGGCTGCTGCGCTGTCCAGCATGATGCTCAACCAGCCGGCGTCCTGGGCGCTACACGACGTCATCGACGACATCAGTGCCGTTCGGGTTGACGTGGTGAGGGTCGTTGCACGGGCCATCTTCCAATCGGATTACCGGTCATTGCTGGCACAGGTGCGCCAGCCGGTGCTGATCACCCAGACGTGCGCTGACCGTGTCGTGCCCGTCAGCGTTGGACATTACCTCCAGCAGACACTCCCGAAGGCCCAGCTGACATTTATGCCCGGTGCGGGGCACCTGCCGAACTTCACCGAACCGGACGTCTTTAACCACACGCTGCGAACCTTTTTGGCCTCCGTCGAGGCGATGAACAGCAGCAGCCTCACTCAGTAA
- a CDS encoding putative bifunctional diguanylate cyclase/phosphodiesterase codes for MQRVSPYRQTVLLGLLAGAVVLQVAWLLIRWGSAAQTLWYADLTYLAVIYLSTAFSAGALRVAAIDHRVNAGLLFGAMLMLSAGESVWVYFDLFTTHPPDASVADLCYYTFYLLLGVTLLRQSGAGLRSLSTVAVLLDSVLVVGVIGVFAWFFFLAEVATDSTTSILIRVVTLSYPALDLGLLIVILLALRNGCTAGQTLLSVGGLTVYIVADLTYAYLSSRGAYMSGNWIDLLWTVGTVALALSSWHPVDRPHLSPPLKLQSWLRQWLPILPYVSVFASGVLLIVSTQRPSVATPGVVWGTVLLFGLVMLRQAVAFTENTRLTRQLGRSQAQLTHQAFHDALTGLPNRTLFVDRLEHFLTQFAQQDLPVSVLGIDLDGFKLVNDSLGHAAGDALLLQASQRMASVLEAGDMLARIGGDEFTVIVTGRVVPALAAAVAAELNRRLSRPFQIGQQQVYLTASIGLSTAGHHTDTAADLQRQADLALYHAKASGKNTYHAFTPELAHTVHVREHMSRELHFAIDRNELSIAYQPQFQGQQLIGVEALVRWHSAVLGDVPPNQFIGVAEDTGLIFAIGEWVLEQACRQAANWNAAGQPVRVAVNISPRQFAHQNFVALIASALTRHRLPASLLELELTERLVVEDLQRAAVTITHLQQLGVRVSLDDFGGGQSSLSFLMLLPVSALKIDRNFVINAEQSAAGQRVIQAITTIAHALGLRVVAEGVETAAQRALVESLGCEVIQGYLLGRPMSAADLQLPFSPRIPPALHNVGSGDEGRLARPVHCLEP; via the coding sequence GTGCAGCGTGTTTCTCCGTATCGTCAGACCGTTCTGCTGGGCCTGCTGGCGGGCGCTGTCGTCCTCCAAGTGGCTTGGCTCCTGATTCGTTGGGGAAGCGCCGCGCAGACCCTGTGGTATGCGGATCTGACGTACCTGGCGGTGATCTATCTCAGCACGGCCTTCAGTGCAGGCGCGTTGCGAGTAGCAGCGATCGACCACCGCGTGAATGCAGGGCTGCTGTTTGGCGCAATGCTGATGCTGAGTGCAGGTGAAAGTGTGTGGGTCTATTTTGACCTGTTCACCACTCACCCGCCTGACGCGTCCGTGGCGGACCTGTGTTACTACACGTTCTATCTGCTGCTGGGCGTCACGCTGCTGCGCCAGTCGGGTGCAGGGTTACGCTCGCTGTCAACGGTCGCGGTGCTGCTCGACAGCGTGCTGGTGGTGGGGGTGATCGGTGTCTTCGCCTGGTTTTTCTTCCTCGCAGAGGTGGCGACGGACAGCACGACGTCCATCCTGATCCGCGTGGTGACGCTGTCGTACCCTGCGCTTGATCTGGGGCTGCTGATTGTCATTTTGCTGGCCCTGCGGAATGGGTGCACGGCGGGTCAGACCCTGCTGTCTGTGGGTGGACTGACGGTGTATATCGTGGCGGATCTGACGTACGCGTATCTCAGCAGCCGCGGCGCGTACATGTCCGGCAACTGGATTGATCTGCTCTGGACGGTCGGGACGGTGGCGCTGGCCCTAAGCAGCTGGCACCCGGTGGACCGTCCTCACCTGTCACCGCCGTTGAAGCTGCAGAGCTGGCTTCGTCAGTGGCTGCCGATCCTGCCGTACGTTTCGGTGTTCGCGTCTGGCGTGCTGCTGATCGTCAGCACGCAGCGGCCATCGGTGGCGACCCCCGGGGTGGTGTGGGGCACGGTCCTGCTGTTTGGTCTGGTGATGCTCCGGCAGGCCGTGGCCTTTACCGAGAACACCCGGCTCACCCGCCAACTCGGACGCAGCCAAGCACAGCTCACCCATCAGGCATTTCATGACGCCTTGACCGGACTGCCCAACCGGACGCTGTTCGTCGATCGGTTGGAGCACTTCCTGACGCAGTTCGCCCAGCAGGATCTGCCGGTGAGTGTGTTGGGTATCGACCTGGACGGCTTTAAGCTCGTGAACGACAGCCTCGGTCATGCCGCGGGTGACGCCCTGTTGCTCCAGGCCAGCCAGCGCATGGCGAGCGTGCTTGAAGCGGGAGACATGCTGGCGCGTATCGGCGGTGATGAATTCACGGTCATTGTCACGGGTCGGGTAGTGCCAGCCCTGGCTGCTGCCGTCGCTGCCGAGCTGAACAGGCGCCTCAGCCGGCCGTTCCAGATTGGCCAGCAGCAGGTGTATCTGACCGCCTCGATCGGCCTCAGCACCGCGGGCCATCACACAGACACCGCCGCTGACCTTCAGCGCCAAGCGGATCTCGCGCTGTATCACGCGAAGGCCAGCGGAAAAAATACCTACCACGCATTCACCCCAGAGCTGGCCCACACCGTGCACGTCCGCGAGCACATGAGTCGGGAACTTCACTTCGCCATCGACCGCAACGAACTCTCGATCGCCTACCAACCACAGTTTCAAGGCCAACAGCTGATTGGGGTGGAAGCGCTCGTCCGGTGGCACAGTGCGGTGCTCGGAGACGTCCCGCCCAACCAGTTCATCGGGGTGGCGGAAGATACTGGCCTGATCTTCGCGATTGGCGAGTGGGTTCTCGAACAGGCCTGCCGGCAGGCAGCGAACTGGAATGCGGCGGGGCAGCCCGTCCGAGTTGCCGTGAATATCTCCCCGCGCCAATTCGCTCACCAAAACTTTGTGGCGCTCATCGCGTCGGCGCTCACGCGGCACCGCCTGCCGGCCTCTCTGTTGGAACTGGAGTTGACGGAGCGGCTGGTGGTTGAAGATCTGCAACGGGCCGCCGTGACGATCACGCACCTTCAGCAGTTGGGTGTCCGCGTGTCCCTGGATGACTTCGGTGGCGGTCAGTCCTCACTGAGCTTCTTGATGCTGCTGCCAGTCAGTGCCCTGAAGATCGACCGGAACTTTGTGATAAACGCCGAGCAGAGTGCCGCGGGCCAGCGGGTGATTCAGGCCATCACCACCATTGCCCACGCCCTGGGGCTGCGCGTGGTCGCTGAAGGCGTCGAAACAGCCGCTCAACGGGCGTTGGTGGAGTCGCTGGGATGTGAGGTCATCCAAGGGTATCTGCTTGGACGACCCATGTCCGCTGCAGACCTCCAGCTCCCGTTTTCACCCCGCATTCCACCGGCACTGCACAATGTCGGATCTGGGGACGAAGGTCGATTAGCTCGTCCGGTCCACTGCCTGGAGCCTTGA
- a CDS encoding S53 family peptidase, whose translation MTSLKLGLGGLTAVLLLAGCGERGLPAAATMPTAELSGLSLTPAQMHSRRYKAVDCSFDTGKGRCHGQVVVDAAGAPLATTVPAGYSPAQMRAAYGFNAASSTGAGQTIAIVDAYDDPSIANDLAVFKAQYGITGCNLTKVNQSGGTKLPRTNSGWAQEISLDVEWACAIAPGANILLVEASSASLSNLLAGVDYAAKHANVVSMSFGGGDTGSSSYDTHFNVPGKSFVASSGDNGTGASYPATSPFVLAVGGTTLPLNADGSRAGAETVWSGSGGGVSTSESEPAYQSAFPIPNTGGKRGIPDVAYNADPQTGVAVYDSTPNQGSSGWLVFGGTSAGAPQWAALIALTDAGRSTPVATSSASTSPYYNAATASVYTSNYTDITSGTNGTCGSVCTAAVGYDFATGVGSPKAASLISYLQSH comes from the coding sequence ATGACGTCACTCAAGTTGGGTCTCGGTGGATTGACGGCGGTTCTTTTGCTGGCCGGATGTGGTGAGCGGGGCCTCCCTGCAGCGGCGACCATGCCCACTGCTGAGCTGTCGGGCTTAAGTCTGACGCCAGCGCAGATGCACTCCAGACGCTATAAGGCGGTGGACTGTAGCTTCGATACAGGCAAGGGTCGCTGTCATGGTCAGGTGGTCGTCGATGCCGCTGGAGCGCCACTTGCGACGACCGTTCCGGCAGGGTACTCACCCGCACAAATGCGGGCGGCGTATGGCTTCAATGCCGCTAGTTCCACAGGTGCAGGGCAGACGATTGCCATCGTGGACGCGTATGACGATCCGAGTATCGCCAACGATCTGGCGGTCTTCAAGGCTCAGTACGGCATCACAGGCTGCAATCTGACGAAGGTCAACCAGTCGGGCGGAACGAAGCTGCCGCGCACGAATTCGGGTTGGGCGCAGGAAATCTCGCTGGATGTGGAATGGGCGTGTGCCATCGCGCCCGGTGCCAACATCCTCCTGGTTGAGGCCAGTTCCGCCAGCCTGAGCAACCTCCTGGCGGGCGTGGATTACGCCGCAAAACACGCCAATGTCGTCAGCATGAGTTTTGGTGGTGGCGATACGGGCAGCAGCAGCTATGATACCCACTTCAATGTTCCCGGAAAGAGCTTCGTGGCATCCAGTGGAGACAATGGCACCGGCGCGAGTTATCCGGCGACCAGTCCGTTTGTGCTCGCGGTGGGTGGAACCACGTTGCCGCTGAACGCAGACGGAAGCCGGGCCGGTGCCGAAACTGTCTGGAGCGGCTCGGGTGGCGGCGTGAGCACCAGTGAAAGCGAACCCGCGTATCAGAGTGCCTTCCCAATTCCCAACACCGGCGGGAAACGGGGCATTCCAGATGTAGCCTATAACGCCGACCCGCAGACAGGAGTGGCGGTGTATGACAGCACCCCCAACCAGGGAAGTTCCGGTTGGCTGGTCTTCGGGGGCACCAGTGCGGGCGCACCCCAGTGGGCCGCCCTCATCGCGCTGACAGACGCTGGGCGCAGCACGCCTGTTGCCACGAGCAGCGCCAGCACGTCTCCGTACTACAATGCGGCCACTGCCAGCGTCTACACCTCAAACTACACGGACATCACCTCGGGAACCAACGGAACCTGCGGGAGCGTGTGTACGGCTGCGGTTGGATACGATTTCGCCACTGGTGTGGGCAGTCCCAAGGCTGCGTCTCTCATCTCCTATCTCCAGAGCCACTAA